The window GCCCGATCCGCTGCTGCCGGTGGATGCCGACGCGACGCTCCAGAAGCGACTCGATGCGGCGCTGACCGACCATGTGCGCTGGCTGAAGGCGGAGCGCGACGCGCTCGGGTTCGAGCTTCGGGCTACCCAGTCGGCGCAGCGGCTCGTGGCGTGGCTGCGTGCCGCCGACGAGCGCGGTGAGCCGATTGTGGAGATCCGCCGCTATACGGGCGGGTTCCTGCACGGCAAAGCATTCATCAGCCACCACCCGACGCATCCCGCGTATCTCGCGGGGTCGTCGAACCTGACCTACGCTGGGCTCACGCGCAACGCCGAGCTGAACGTCGGCGCGTCTGGGCAGCACGGGTCGACGCCGCAGGTGATCGACTGGTTCGAGGAGTGCTGGGCCGACTCCGAAGTCTTCGACCTGGCGGGTCTGTACGAGCCGCTGTGGGCCGAGCACACCCCGTGGAGCGTCTTCCTCCGCATGTTGCTGGCCCGCTACGGCGAGCACCTCGACGATGAGCAGGCTGGTCCGACGCGCTTCGAGCTGACCCGGTTCCAGGCCGACGGCGTGAAGCGGATGCGGCGGCTGTTGGAGGAGATCGGCGGCGTGCTGGTGGCCGACGAAGTGGGTCTTGGTAAGACTTTCCTTGCGCTCGAAGTGATCGCAGCGGCCACGGAGCAGCAGCGTCAGCGCGTGCTTGTCGCAGCTCCCGCAGCGCTGAAGGCATCGGTGTGGGACCCGGTGCTGGAGCGGTATGACATCTCTCGCCGCGTCTCGGTGCACTCCTATGAGGAGATTCGCAGCCGCATGGACCCGGGGCACCCGGAGCACCTCGGGTTCTACGAGCGTGCCGAGGACGCTGCGCTGGTGATCGTGGATGAGGCGCACAACCTGCGGAACGCGGGAGCTGCGCGCTCGGAGGCGCTGGATCGGATCATCCTCGCGGGGCGGCACCCGAAGAAGGTCGTGCTGCTGACCGCTACGCCGGTGAACAACTCGCTCATCGACCTGGAGACCCTGGTCAAGTACTTCATCCGCGACGATGCGCGCTTCGCCTCCATCGGCATCCCGTCGATCCGGAAGTACATCCGCGATGCACAGGCGCTCGACCCGGAGGCGCTGACGCCCGCGCACCTGTTCGACCTGATGGATCAGGTCGCGGTGCGGCGCACCAGGAAGTTCGTCAAGGACAACTACCGCGGCGAGACGATCGCCGGGCCGGGCGGCAAGAAGATCCCGGTCGAGTTCCCCGACGCCGACGTGCGTCGCGTGGACTATCAGCTCGACGAGCCCGGCGAAGTGCTGGTCGATGCGGTCACCTACGCGCTCGACATCCCGGATAACGAGGCACACGTCGCGTCGTTCAGTGTGCGCCGAAGCGACCCAGGCCGTCTGCTGCTCGCGCGGTACGTCCCGAGCCGGTATCTGAGGACCGAGGACCTGAACAAGACGGAGGTCTCGAACATGGGGCTGCTGCGCTCCGCGCTGCTCAAGCGCCTCGAATCCTCGCCGACCGCACTGGCCGGCACGCTCGGCGTGCTCATCCAGACGCACGAGGCGTTCCTCTCCGCCCTCGGCAAGGGCACCGTGCTCGTCGGCGGTGCGCTGCGCGACTATGTCAACTCCGAGTCGGAGGATCTTGACGAGATCGTCGCCGGGCTCGACGAGGACACCGAGCATCAGGCCACTGCCGCAGAGCTGTACGACGCGGAGCTGCTGGCATCGGATGTCGAGCGGGACCTCTTGCTGATCCGTCATCTCCAGGCACTCGCCGAGGCGGCGGCGCACGACGGCGAGCCGAAGGTCGCGGCACTGCTCGCCGAGCTGGAGCGCATCGCGGCCGAGGCCGAGAAGCCCGCCGTGACGAACGCGCCGAGCGGCGACCGGAGAAAGGTCAT of the Microbacterium sufflavum genome contains:
- a CDS encoding SNF2-related protein, which codes for MTDQLPVFATNRIAPPMTVREEVRRLFRVNREALAVPPSAAIATAYINPAGFLLLADELEKLPRIRILLGADPVPDPLLPVDADATLQKRLDAALTDHVRWLKAERDALGFELRATQSAQRLVAWLRAADERGEPIVEIRRYTGGFLHGKAFISHHPTHPAYLAGSSNLTYAGLTRNAELNVGASGQHGSTPQVIDWFEECWADSEVFDLAGLYEPLWAEHTPWSVFLRMLLARYGEHLDDEQAGPTRFELTRFQADGVKRMRRLLEEIGGVLVADEVGLGKTFLALEVIAAATEQQRQRVLVAAPAALKASVWDPVLERYDISRRVSVHSYEEIRSRMDPGHPEHLGFYERAEDAALVIVDEAHNLRNAGAARSEALDRIILAGRHPKKVVLLTATPVNNSLIDLETLVKYFIRDDARFASIGIPSIRKYIRDAQALDPEALTPAHLFDLMDQVAVRRTRKFVKDNYRGETIAGPGGKKIPVEFPDADVRRVDYQLDEPGEVLVDAVTYALDIPDNEAHVASFSVRRSDPGRLLLARYVPSRYLRTEDLNKTEVSNMGLLRSALLKRLESSPTALAGTLGVLIQTHEAFLSALGKGTVLVGGALRDYVNSESEDLDEIVAGLDEDTEHQATAAELYDAELLASDVERDLLLIRHLQALAEAAAHDGEPKVAALLAELERIAAEAEKPAVTNAPSGDRRKVIVFSTYADTIRDLHERLIAALEAVPDGSPLAAYRGRVAPAVIGEFASGKRGGIDQPTRAKAVANFAPRTAGQLRDDGTPIEADLYDILLTTDVLAEGVNLQQAAHIVNYDLPWNPMRIVQRHGRVDRIGSQHKSIELDVFFPAEHLDEFLGLEQTLIRKLRQADAAIGAGKVLPGVSHYPPQEHYDPDAIVGEIEELIEQGGGSAAGSGEEYRRRLANALDADQALRGRLEDLPYGIGSGFVNPAVSGRSFVFCMKMGDSGHIWFRNVNADNAWQPVADEDGRIVVDDTLISLVTADPGRPDRPRSLPDEAFRAAYEAWALAQEDAHDEWMRSTDPNALAAEIPAAFRDAREVILNKGGYLGAAQLQTIKRLNTVPTAKARKAMRAALRTPGKPEAVVDAIIQVLDGFGIQPAEKVEPLPPIALDDVRLIAWMAVEGTKATETQGGAS